The Vitis vinifera cultivar Pinot Noir 40024 chromosome 7, ASM3070453v1 genomic interval GTTATGATAAGTGAAATATAGGAGACTTTACTTAGTTCATAAACTGCATGGGAGGTTGTAGAGAAAGACTacaaaggattaattataagatAAAATCATTCTATGCCTAAACCAAATAGACTTCTTGAAAGACATGATGAAGGGAGACAAGAAAGCTTTTACTGTCATCTATTAAGCAAACGGTTGAAAGTACTGTTGAGAAGATTTCAAATGCAACCACCTTTAAAGAAGCTTGAGAATTACTacaaaatacacaaaaaaaaaaatgataaggtatGAAATGTTCACTTTCAAACCCTTAGAGGAcaatttgaaagtttgaatatgaaataatcGGAATCAATCTCCAATTATTTTTCTAGAGAATTGACtattatgaatttattaaagaaaacgGTGAAAGTTTAGATGACACTCGTATGATTGACAAAAATACTTTGATCTTTAGAATCAAAGTTTGAGTTTACTTTTGTGGCCATTGAAGAatctaaagatttagattttatGACTATTGATCAACTTACGGTATCATTGCAAGTTTATGAAGAGAAATTAAAAAGGAAGCTAGGAAAAATTATAACAAGTTCTTCAAACAAAACTTACTTTAAAAGAGAATACAAAAAACCTTAATAAAGGAAGTTAAAATAATAGTAGATGAGGTCATTTATGCTGCCGTAAATGAGATCATAGATGTGGTCAAGGAAATAGAGCAAGAAGTAGTTTTAATCCATCAAATAACAAAGTAACACGATAAAACTCATATTCCTCAAAAGGGCATGAATGACATAACTCAAGGAAAAACGAAAGAGGATGGTAAAAATGATGAATCCCAAATTCAatgttataattataaaaaatatggtcaTTATGCTTATGAATGTAAAAGTGTCATTAATAATATGGAAAGTTAAGCTACCTATATTGAAAAGAAAGATTAAGAAGAACTTACCATAGGGTTGGCATATAATAGAGAAAGCAAGGAGAAAAACACATGGTATCTTGATaccaaaacaaataatcatgtgtggattcaaaaaaatgtttgtaGAATTGATGAATCAAAGAGTGATCAAGTTGCTTTTGGACATGCATCCAAAATTTCGATAAAAGACAAaagtcaaatatatatatttttaaatggaatgtatcaatttattttgaatgtcTACTTTGTGCCCAATATGAAAAGAATATATTAAGTTTAGGTCAAATCTAATAAAATGTCTGTGATATTCAATTGAAAAATCAAGGTCTTTCAATAAGaggtaaatatgtcaatttaactACTAATGTGCCTATGAGAagaaatagattttattttattttattgaacatTCAAAATGATGTTGTAGGATGACAAAAATCTTATGCCAACGATTCCTCTTGGATTTAACACTTAAGTTTTGGATGTCTAAGATATCACTTTAATTACTACAACGTGcattatgaaaaaagaaagtacaattaaaatttacaaagtctcaatattaaattatagatatttttaCCAAGTCTTtcaagtttgaagattttagaaggTTAAGAATATTACTTGAATTTACAAATCAAGTTTAGCGGGGCATGTTGGAAAGTTAAACttgatttaaaaagtttttaaaaactagaattAGATTTAGGGGGTGTTTAGTAAagcttaatatttattacttaataacttatattgactttaaattaaattataactttaagtattaaggttggttgataaaattaacttaaaatttattctatatcatcaaattgacatatctatttttataaattttaactaAGGCAAAGAAAGTTAAGTAACAATAGAGGTCATGAAGTAGCAAAAGAGTTTGTGAAGATAATTAGGGCAAATAAAGATGTGAATTTAAGaagaaattaattgtttttatagttgtttttaattttaagttataccattaggttattttaccaaacatatttaatttatttaataatttgaattaagttattaagtcactttaaattattaaattagtttATCAAACACACACTTAGTCTTTACAAATCtaagagaatattttattttaagtacatGGTTGATTTAGTTTctatattcaaatatttgagCATTAGAATggttctatattttattattagaagtttttataattttattgttagaagtttttattttgtttagtgTGATTATCTACTAATAATGGATTATATGCTATTTAAATAAGAGTgatggaagaaaataaattttttaacacttcaattttttaattatcttccATTATGTAATTGTTAATATGTTTCTTTCAACACTATTACTCCAACAACTACGTTAGGTCAGCATTGGAAACACTATTTGAGAGAGCATTAgacataaatgaataaaaaaaaaccctatgtTTCTGTCTTATTGAATTTTTGAGTTTGTTTTTATCTTAGAGATCGAATCTCCTACTGGCTAGGGCTTACAACCCACTGATATATAGCTCTAGCTCTATAAATAACCCTGGAGATGCAAGGGCCTCGGCATCTTGCTTGCTCGCTTGTTTAAGTTCTTATTCTTCTgccttctttcttcttcttttagtCTGCTCTATGGCCAATTTTAAGTTCATAATTGCTTGTTTGTTCCTTGCAGTGCTGATTTTCTCTCAAGAAATTCAGTCTACTGAAGGAAGGCAATTGAACTTGGGGATGGACAAGGGATCCCCAGAACTTCAAACTCATGTTAAAATCATGGGAAAAGAAACCACAAAAATTGTAGAGCACCATGCTAGTAAGTCTCTGCCTGCAGCACCAACAACTCAGGTGGTGGCTGGGTCTCAGCCACCACCCTCAGGTCTTGTGGAGGACTTCAGGCCAACTACCCCAGGTCACAGTCCTGGTGTTGGACACTCCCTTCAGGACTAGGGCAACCGTCATAACGTACggtttcaattatttatttgcaTGCATGCTTTCAGTACCATCTAGCTATctcattttatttcaattaatcaatgtGTGATTTGTTTACCTTATGTCAAACACTATGTTAGTTTGGATTTCAGTTCATTAATGTGGTGAGACTGATGGTTGTTATGTAGTGTTAATTTGTACAAATATTGTATGATTTATGCAAGCAATAAAGTAATGTGTGATTTCTCAGgtatttgttctttttattgGCATCGGATGTTAATGGCAGTACTATTAAGACGTGCAATTGGACAATAGAGAAGGGCTATCCCCAGCTAAACTCTCATCCTAGACCTTCTCATGATGTAACCATGGACACCGTTTTGTATATCTTAGGCTCTATTTAGTTCGGTAAAAAGTGGAATTGGGTAAAGAATGTTGTATTAATTAATGCACACTTGCATAGATGCTGAAAGAAGCTACTGATCAGTGCTAAGCTAAGCCATGAATTAATTAGTTCATCCACCCTATTTCCGAAAAATGGCATCCTAATCATATGAAAGAGTGCataattgtttcaaaaaaatttacaacCTTATGATACCAACAAGAAGTAATAGTTGGTTTTCCAATGTATACGACTGATTTCAAGATCAAGCTGTGGAACCCTGGACCAAAGCATTTTATCAAAACGCAAATGTAGTGTAAAATGATTTAACTCTCATGTTCATTATGTTTCCTGATCATAGCCATCATATTAGACTTTCATTTGTAGTCAAACAATTTTTTCCTCAGcaaaattataataatgctAACTGAGGAATATGAATGGCTGGCGATAGTTGCTAAAATTGCCAAACTTGCATGGTATGATTCACAGAATATATATACTTGCTTAAACATAAGCAAGAGAGCATCATTTACTCCTTTGGATCCAAAATGATCAGGCCAGGCTACGATATAACTGGAcatcatatattaataaattgatGAGAAAGTAATGCTCCTATACTGGAATGCATGATCTTTATTGCAAAAATTTGCATAGCATGCATTCAGTTGAGTCAAGAAGAGAATCAACCCGACAAATGAATTTGCATAATTAATCTATCTGTTTTCTGTTCGAGAGGGTCTTGTGCTATTGTTCTATTTACTAATCTAGATGAGGTACCTTGAAGTAGGAAGCTGTGTGATAGGAAGAACCATGAAGATGATGATCAGTGACCAGCCACCTAGGTGATGGGTCAACAGATGTTGATTGACAGACTTTTTTCATACTAAATATTACAGCAGGCATAGGACCCAACTAAATATGATGTAATGCACAATTTAATGAATTGCACTTCATACATATTTCACTAGTGTTTGTTTACAACAATTTCAATTGAATTTCCTATACCTTCCAAGATACATTTGGTATACAAGCAATGTGGATTAACATCCTTATGTCATCCCAGTCATTGTTCTTCTCAATGTTGAGCTCTCAGAGTATACAGAATTTGATTGCATGGTAATTTACCAATTTAATCTAAAATCTTAAGCTATTAGATGATGATAAAGCTTATTATGCATACAAACTGATATGGGTTATTGGGACCTAACAGTCaactaataaagaaaattttgaataagtGAATGGAACCAAGTCACCAGAATTGATAGTGAATCATTAAGGATTGCAAGATTTCAATCCATTATTGTTGTCTAATGGGTTAGTTTCAATTTTCAGATTATAAAACTGCTTAAAGTCGATGGATGCAGCTACTTTGGTTTTGAAGGAGGGGCTTACTAAATCTTTTATTCTGGGAACCAATTATTTCTTATCGCACCCACTTGTCCTGCACAGTAGTGTGTAAATGCTAGGCAAGTGGTAACTAGTTTTCAAATTGGTTCCTGCATGCTTTCAAGTGTTACAGTCCTTGGTGTAGACTAAGTCACTCTTGCAGTACACAAATTAATCTCTTAATTACTACAAGGGTTGAACCTAGACAATTGGAGAAGAATATAAAATCTTGGACCATTGGGAAACGAAAGGCATGCGGAATATCCTTTGTGCTTCTGCTAAAGTCGCTTTCATGCAATATTATATGGAGATTGTCCTAATTTAATCaattataaccattaacaagGTAATACTCGTCCACTACAGCCTAGCACAACtctttcttctataaaaatgtttgttttatGTCTAAAGTTCAGTGGGAGGAGGCTGCTCAGGGGCTTCCTCAGATCGAGGAGCCAACCATACAGGTGTACTTTATCAAGaatctttgtttttaatttcactcTAAGTGCGAAGAGGAGGAGGGGGTTGAGGCGCAGCACTTATAATTCAGCTCATCAGTTGTTTCATTTGACTTCTTTTGAATCAAACTGACAAGGAGGAGTGACTGGGACCCTCCATGGGGTTGGTGGCTTTAGTGCATTTGACTCCACCTTTTGACTCCACCTTTTGGCTGGTGAGTGTCATCTTTATCATATTTAACATGTACTGATCATGCTCTGATCGTGATTGGGATCTTACTGAACCATGCATAtaacttcaaattttctattGCTTCTACAAATTGTTAAAGATGAACTTCATGATTACCATTCTTAGTGTGGTATGCTATGATTTGATTAAAGAACTTCATCAAGAAGAGTCAAACCCATGTCGTAATTCATGTTAATGTTCCACAAAGATCAGAATGTCGTTCATATAAACTTGTAAAAGGAAAAATTCTAATCTCTACTCATTACTGAAATTCAGTCAAATGTCGGCTGTTCATGTAAACCATCCATtactaattaattcattaaccAAACTTCGTTGTTCATTAGTGGTAGTTGATCTGGTGATTAGAAATCATTTTAATTCTCTGAGTGCAAAATCTCCCTGGGTCCATAGTGCCTTGAATATCTAATAGAATATTGTAGCTATGACAACACTGAGTTTGGAATCTATATTAACAAAGCATTATAGAAAAATAAGGGAATGGTGACAACATCAGTAATCTAACAAATCTGAGATTCAATATTTAAATAGAGAACAAGTGGTATTGCTATCAAAGAGAGATTGTTTATTGCTATAATTGGGAAGAATATTCTTACCTAGCCGCTTAGTAATCATGGAACTTGCTCAGAAAaccataaagaaaaagaaaaatggaagtaCAGAGATAGGACAGATGTGCTTCACTTGAATTTGTCGAGAAAAGAGTCTAAGCTTGCACACGAGCCATCATATAAAACAATACACATCTGTAAGTGGCAATTGCACACGAGCATCCCAAACTTTTTGGTGCACTTCCATGGTGGGAAGGCCAAATAATGAGCTCATTTTGGTTATTCTGAACGAACATTTGGGTCTTAGCGAACCCTTCCGTTCAATTATTCAGGAAAAAAATCGGTTAAATTGATCAACGTTCAAACCCTAGCAACATTTCAGTACAGTACTTAAAGGTGATATAGTCAAATATGACCAGGCTTTTCATGTTTCAACTTGAAAGCCCTAGCCATATTTCATCAAAATGAAAGGATATATAGTAAAATATGATCAGGCGCCCTTTTAAGCTTCAATGTGAATGTGTtctaaaaatgtattttttatgtcGGTGCAATAGTTACTCTACTTTACATTATTAAAggaatgaaaggaaaaagatataaaagaaaggaACCAGAAGAGTAATGAAAAGATGATTAAGAGCAAGCATGCCTTATGCATAGTGTTCTTCAGCACGCACAACCATCCAAATTGGAAGCAGTGattcactttattttttgtccTACAGAATAATTAGCGGCTTAGGATCCTCATTGGCCATGCTCCGCAAGTTTATAAGTACCCCCTGAAATGCAATGCATGACCATCCCATTCGCTTCTCTCCCTCCTTCAAGCCTGAGGTTTTCTTGTGCCTTCCTACTCAAttcaaagaaatagaaaacatcCTGTTGATCACTTTTCTTCTCTTCTCATGGCCATAATCCAAGTTATCCATGCCTGTTCCCTTCTTCTTGCAGTAATCACCTATCATGATATTCTCTATACCGAGGGAAGGCCAATAAACTCAGTGACCAAACAGGAGTTTAGTTCAACTGATTTTGAACCAGGAAATGAAACAGGCAGTCAAGGAACTGAGCACAAAGAAGATCATTGGTACACACCTCCTCCCCCAGAGCCCAATCCCAGTGTTAAAAATTCAGTTGTAGGAAAGGACATTCTTCCACCCATAACGCCAAATTACAGCATTGGTTTTGGGGATTCAACTGCAGTATACAAAGATGGTTTTCGACCTACGACTCCAGGAAGCAGCCCCGGTATTGGCCATCAATTTGTACCGACCAAGGAAGATATTCAACCAAAGGCACTAGGCAATAGTCCCAGTGTGAGACATTCTGTCACAGCATACAAGGATGATTATCGACCCACAATGCCAGGTCACAGCCCTGGTGTTGGCCATTCGCTTcagaaaaaaaatgcagaacCAAATGCCTAGACGTGTATATACATGCATAATTAGTACATAAGTCGATTGTGTCAGTAGTTTCAATTCCTGAGTTTCACAGTATCCTTAACTGTCCCTGCAGGTGAAACTCTTACATATGTTGCTGTTCTCCTGTGCAGTGGTTGCCAGGTTAATAAGCTGATTGCTCTTTATTTTATGTTCGAGAAATGATATGTAGTGCTACCTTTATCATTTTCATACCAGCTATTGCAAGTGCATGCATGAAAATCATATTTACTGATGAAGAATTCTACCAAGCTGAACCTTGAATCCAGAACTCGTCACATCTCACATGTATGCATGTATGGGCATGAATAAACCACAACCTTTAAATTTAAAGCAGAAAAATTTACTGCTTTTCTTATTACAACCTTGGAAAGTATTAATATCTCCGCGTTCTTAAGCCCCATTCATGCATGCATCAGATTGGGCCAAGCCATGAACTTCCAGCCTGGCTAGCTACTCCTGATATTTCGTTGTCCGTGTGTGTATGCGCGTGTTTTCTCTTTAGATTTTATGCCAGCTTGTAAAACTATCAATCGACTTAAAACTCATAGGCTTTTTTGGATTGGCATGTGGATTCAATAAATTGGACAAGAATAAACATGTGCTATCCTGCCAAACAAGAGTCTAATATCATGCACGTTAAATTACAAATTATCCTAAAAATTTAAACCAATCAGATAGTGAACTGATAATGTATATTAAACTAATTTAGACTAGGCATGGATCATTTCTATGTTTCTATGTATGTTCAC includes:
- the LOC104879943 gene encoding precursor of CEP9-like yields the protein MAIIQVIHACSLLLAVITYHDILYTEGRPINSVTKQEFSSTDFEPGNETGSQGTEHKEDHWYTPPPPEPNPSVKNSVVGKDILPPITPNYSIGFGDSTAVYKDGFRPTTPGSSPGIGHQFVPTKEDIQPKALGNSPSVRHSVTAYKDDYRPTMPGHSPGVGHSLQKKNAEPNA